TCATGCGCGCTATTCTCAAAAAATCGAATTGAAAGACCTGTCAAAAGTCGCATGCATGAGCCCCTATCACCTAAACAGGCTATTTGCGAAAAAAAAAGGCTTAAGTCCTCATCAATACTTAATCAACTTGCGGTTGAATAAAGCCCGAGAGCTCTTAAAGAGCAATTATAGCGCTACTGAAATAAGCCATCAAGTAGGCTTTTATGATCAAGCTCACTTTACACGAAACTTCAAGCTATACATCGGAATTACCCCAAAGCAATACCAAAAACAGATTATATAGCAAGAATATACAAGTTTTAAAATATCCTCTTATCTAGTTTTGCTTATATGAACAATTCCGATAATATCAGTTATAAAACTGAGATACTTAGACAAGAACAATATGATAAATGAAAATCCATTACTTTCGAAATTCCCCTCTGCTGACATCGCTGTGGCAGGAGTCTTTTCAAAGCTTATTCAAGCTGGAGAACAACAATTTATCTTCATGGAGTTTGAATCAGACGCAGTGATTCCTCCTCACTCCCATAATGCTCAATGGGGCATTGTACTGGATGGAGAAATGGAGTTAACGATCAATAGCAGAGTACTTAGACTTAAAAAAGGCGACTCATATTTTATCAAAAAAGGGGAAATTCATTCGGCTAAAATCAAAGCTGGCTACAAAGATCTCACATTGTTTGATCAAAAAGATCGCTACACTCCTATGAAATAAAACTAAACCTTTCAAAAACGAATCAGTCGGACTGCATGTTCTGATTCGTTCTTTTCAAATTTTAAGCACACTACAAAAACTTTCGAAAATGCACATAAAATAAGGCCATCACTCACTTCGTCTAAAAAAACACTAATTGGCAATCAGGAAGAAGCTTAATCTGATCACAGCCGCCAATATATTTTGTGATTTTTTCAAATACTTTCCTTAATCTCTTCGCATTAACTTCATTCGACTCTGAGTGAACTCTCCAATCAATAATAGACGTGTCATTTTTAAACCTATATTCAAGGTAATAATCAGTATGCGGAGTTATATAT
The Aureibacter tunicatorum DNA segment above includes these coding regions:
- a CDS encoding cupin domain-containing protein — its product is MINENPLLSKFPSADIAVAGVFSKLIQAGEQQFIFMEFESDAVIPPHSHNAQWGIVLDGEMELTINSRVLRLKKGDSYFIKKGEIHSAKIKAGYKDLTLFDQKDRYTPMK